From Streptomyces griseorubiginosus, one genomic window encodes:
- a CDS encoding carbohydrate ABC transporter permease produces MTAILSRLRTRGWLTSVYMLPLSAVMALPFYYVLVNTLKSQAQTTGSPLALPTSPDFSTYRRVLDQVPVAAAFANTLYVTVVSVALMVLIGAMAAYALTIRPTRFNRRFGKLLLLAFVVPTQSTLIPVYQIFVKLNLVNSLNGLVLVYSAGSIFCWFVIQGYMATLPFEVIEAARLDGCGPWQVFWRIVLPLIRPILATVAVFQTMWIWNDFFTPNVYLSDPGKSTIVLEVYTSVGQFQVDWPAFLTLSVMALVPMVVFFVAVQRHIVSGLLSGAVKG; encoded by the coding sequence GTGACGGCGATCCTCTCCCGGCTGCGCACCCGGGGCTGGCTGACCAGCGTCTACATGCTGCCCCTCTCGGCGGTGATGGCGCTGCCCTTCTACTACGTCCTCGTCAACACCCTCAAGTCGCAGGCGCAGACCACCGGTTCACCCCTCGCGCTGCCGACCTCACCGGACTTCTCCACCTACCGCCGAGTCCTCGACCAGGTCCCCGTCGCGGCGGCGTTCGCGAACACCCTCTACGTCACGGTGGTCTCGGTGGCCCTCATGGTGCTGATCGGCGCCATGGCCGCGTACGCCCTGACGATCCGCCCCACCAGGTTCAACCGGCGTTTCGGCAAGCTCCTGCTGCTCGCGTTCGTCGTGCCCACCCAGTCCACGCTGATCCCCGTCTACCAGATCTTCGTCAAACTGAACCTGGTCAACAGCCTGAACGGCCTGGTCCTGGTCTACAGCGCGGGCTCGATCTTCTGCTGGTTCGTCATCCAGGGCTACATGGCCACCCTGCCGTTCGAGGTCATCGAGGCGGCCCGGCTGGACGGCTGCGGTCCCTGGCAGGTCTTCTGGCGGATCGTGCTGCCGCTGATCCGGCCCATCCTGGCCACGGTCGCGGTGTTCCAGACCATGTGGATCTGGAACGACTTCTTCACCCCCAACGTGTACCTGAGCGACCCGGGCAAGAGCACGATCGTGCTGGAGGTCTACACCTCGGTCGGGCAGTTCCAGGTCGACTGGCCGGCCTTCCTGACCCTGAGTGTCATGGCCCTGGTCCCCATGGTGGTCTTCTTCGTCGCGGTCCAGCGGCACATCGTGTCCGGCCTGCTCAGCGGCGCCGTCAAGGGCTGA
- a CDS encoding MarR family transcriptional regulator codes for MARQPQDLLYLLTRAERLAVRRVQSVLDEFDCSVEAWRVLDLLSDGQGHNMTALADHAFLPAPSLTKLVDQLVDQNWVYRRVDPTDRRRVLAHLTPRGMQRWQLLAREVRSGWGDLEESLPGAELDGLLARLAEALEGPGASGRGTFPGGVTPGRAERGVGRAR; via the coding sequence ATGGCGAGGCAGCCCCAGGACCTGCTCTACCTGCTGACCCGGGCCGAACGTCTCGCCGTGCGCCGAGTGCAGTCCGTACTGGACGAGTTCGACTGCTCGGTCGAGGCGTGGAGGGTGCTCGACCTGCTGTCCGACGGGCAGGGGCACAACATGACGGCCCTCGCCGACCACGCCTTCCTGCCGGCCCCGAGCCTCACCAAGCTGGTCGACCAACTCGTCGACCAGAACTGGGTCTACCGCCGCGTCGACCCCACGGACCGGCGTCGTGTGCTGGCCCACCTCACTCCGCGGGGCATGCAGCGGTGGCAGCTGCTGGCCCGTGAAGTACGGTCCGGCTGGGGGGACTTGGAGGAGTCGCTGCCGGGCGCCGAACTGGACGGACTGCTCGCGCGACTGGCCGAGGCCTTGGAGGGTCCGGGCGCCTCGGGGCGGGGCACCTTCCCCGGCGGAGTCACACCAGGTCGTGCGGAGCGCGGAGTTGGGCGAGCACGTTGA
- the urtA gene encoding urea ABC transporter substrate-binding protein: protein MSGLSISRRGLLAGISAAGASAALSACGAKTGTESTSGSAATADTSGSTVKVGLLNSLSGTMAISEVTVHNSLLLAIKEINASGGVLGKKLKPISQDGASDWPTFAEKAEALITDDKVAATFGCWTSASRKAVKPVFERYKSLLFYPVQYEGLEQSPYIFYIGATTNQQIVPALDYLKKQGLTKLYLVGSDYVFPRTANKIIKAYAKAKGLTVVGEDYAPLGSTEFSTIVNKVKGSGADAVFNTLNGDSNVAFFKEYKSAGLTAKSLPVLSVSIAEEEVKSIGTQYLEGQLTAWNYYETTPGAANKKFVAAYQAAYGKDKPTSDPMEAAYISVYLWKAMVEKAGSFDVAKVKAASDGIVLDAPEGKVTVDGATQHVYKTARIGKVGSDGLIEEVWNSGKPIKPDPYLKGYSWASGLS from the coding sequence ATGTCCGGGCTCAGCATCAGCAGACGCGGTCTTCTGGCCGGCATTTCGGCGGCCGGCGCGTCCGCCGCCCTCAGTGCCTGTGGCGCCAAGACCGGCACCGAGTCGACCTCGGGCTCCGCGGCCACGGCGGACACGTCCGGCAGCACCGTCAAGGTCGGTCTGCTCAACTCGCTGTCGGGCACCATGGCCATCAGCGAGGTCACGGTCCACAACTCGCTGCTGCTCGCCATCAAGGAGATCAACGCCTCCGGGGGCGTCCTGGGCAAGAAGCTCAAGCCCATCAGCCAGGACGGCGCCTCCGACTGGCCGACGTTCGCCGAGAAGGCCGAGGCCCTCATCACGGACGACAAGGTCGCGGCCACCTTCGGCTGCTGGACCTCGGCCAGCCGCAAGGCCGTCAAGCCGGTCTTCGAGCGGTACAAGTCGCTGCTGTTCTACCCCGTGCAGTACGAGGGCCTGGAGCAGTCGCCGTACATCTTCTACATCGGCGCCACCACCAACCAGCAGATCGTGCCCGCCCTCGACTACCTCAAGAAGCAGGGTCTGACCAAGCTCTACCTGGTCGGCAGCGACTACGTCTTCCCGCGCACCGCCAACAAGATCATCAAGGCGTACGCGAAGGCCAAGGGCCTCACGGTGGTCGGCGAGGACTACGCGCCGCTCGGCTCCACGGAGTTCAGCACCATCGTCAACAAGGTCAAGGGCTCGGGCGCCGACGCGGTGTTCAACACCCTCAACGGCGACAGCAACGTGGCCTTCTTCAAGGAGTACAAGTCCGCGGGCCTTACCGCCAAGAGCCTGCCGGTGCTCTCCGTCTCGATCGCCGAGGAGGAGGTCAAGAGCATCGGAACGCAGTACCTGGAAGGCCAGTTGACGGCCTGGAACTACTACGAGACCACCCCGGGCGCCGCGAACAAGAAGTTCGTCGCGGCCTACCAGGCGGCCTACGGCAAGGACAAGCCGACCTCCGACCCGATGGAGGCCGCGTACATCTCCGTCTACCTCTGGAAGGCGATGGTCGAGAAGGCCGGCTCCTTCGACGTCGCCAAGGTGAAGGCCGCCTCCGACGGCATCGTCCTCGACGCCCCCGAGGGCAAGGTCACCGTCGACGGCGCCACCCAGCACGTCTACAAGACCGCCCGCATCGGCAAGGTCGGCTCCGACGGCCTGATCGAGGAGGTCTGGAACTCCGGCAAGCCGATCAAGCCGGACCCGTACCTCAAGGGCTACTCCTGGGCCTCCGGCCTGTCCTGA
- the urtD gene encoding urea ABC transporter ATP-binding protein UrtD: protein MSGEGLTVRDLRVTFDGFTAVDGVDLDIRPGDLRFLIGPNGAGKTTLVDAITGLVKATGSVRFGDHDLLGRPVQKIARLGIGRTFQTASIFEELTVLQNLDIAAGAGRGVWTMLRRRKDIPEPVARALETTGLTELRDRPAGVLAHGQKQWLEIGMLLVQDVKLLLLDEPVAGMSHEEREATGGLLQRVSEDHTVVVIEHDMDFMRSFARSVSVLHAGKVLSEGTVAEVQADAKVQEVYLGRASEPEPEATPTTPVAVTEEA from the coding sequence ATGAGCGGCGAGGGACTGACCGTCCGCGACCTGCGGGTGACGTTCGACGGGTTCACCGCCGTCGACGGCGTCGACCTGGACATCCGCCCCGGCGACCTGCGCTTCCTCATCGGCCCGAACGGCGCAGGGAAGACCACGCTGGTCGACGCGATCACCGGCCTGGTGAAGGCCACCGGGTCGGTCCGCTTCGGCGACCACGACCTGCTGGGCAGGCCCGTGCAGAAGATCGCCCGGCTGGGCATCGGCCGTACGTTCCAGACGGCCAGCATCTTCGAGGAACTGACCGTCCTGCAGAACCTCGACATCGCGGCGGGCGCCGGGCGGGGCGTGTGGACGATGCTGCGCCGCCGCAAGGACATCCCCGAGCCGGTCGCGAGGGCACTGGAGACCACCGGTCTGACCGAGCTGCGCGACCGCCCCGCGGGCGTGCTCGCCCACGGGCAGAAGCAGTGGCTGGAGATCGGCATGCTGCTCGTCCAGGACGTGAAGCTGCTCCTGCTCGACGAGCCGGTGGCCGGTATGAGCCACGAGGAACGGGAGGCCACCGGCGGGCTGTTGCAGCGGGTGAGCGAGGACCACACGGTCGTCGTCATCGAGCACGACATGGACTTCATGCGCTCCTTCGCCCGCAGCGTCAGCGTGCTGCACGCCGGCAAGGTGCTCAGCGAGGGCACGGTCGCCGAGGTGCAGGCCGACGCCAAGGTCCAGGAGGTCTACCTCGGACGCGCCTCCGAACCCGAACCCGAAGCGACGCCCACCACACCCGTCGCCGTCACCGAGGAGGCCTGA
- the urtB gene encoding urea ABC transporter permease subunit UrtB: MTVVLNQSFTGISIGAVLLLIALGLTLTFGQMGVINMAHGEFIMAGAYTTYVLQKSISSAGVSLLVALPLAFLVAGAMGALLEWLLIRRLYTRPLDTLLVTWGVSLMLQQLARDVFGAPNVQTAAPDLLTGNISAGSVTFANNRLFILGLALLCVLGLTLVLRFTPLGRRIRAVVQNRDLAEVSGIATGQVDRITFFIGSGLAGVAGVALTLVGPIGPTMGTNYIVDAFLVVVVGGIGQLKGAVITAFALGVLQSVLEYSTTVSVAKVVVLVAIVAFLQWRPQGLYTLRTRSLA; this comes from the coding sequence ATGACGGTCGTCCTCAACCAGTCCTTCACCGGCATCAGCATCGGTGCCGTCCTGCTTCTCATCGCCCTCGGCCTGACCCTGACGTTCGGTCAGATGGGCGTCATCAACATGGCGCACGGCGAGTTCATCATGGCCGGCGCCTACACGACGTACGTCCTGCAGAAGTCCATCAGCAGCGCCGGGGTCTCCCTCCTCGTCGCCCTGCCGCTCGCGTTCCTGGTCGCGGGAGCCATGGGCGCCCTCCTGGAATGGCTGCTCATCCGGCGTCTCTACACCCGCCCGCTGGACACCCTGCTGGTCACCTGGGGCGTCTCGCTGATGCTCCAGCAGCTGGCCCGGGACGTCTTCGGCGCCCCCAACGTGCAGACGGCGGCACCCGACCTCCTCACCGGCAACATCTCGGCCGGCTCGGTCACCTTCGCCAACAACCGCCTGTTCATCCTGGGACTGGCGCTCCTCTGCGTCCTCGGCCTGACCCTGGTCCTGCGGTTCACCCCGCTCGGCCGCCGGATCCGGGCCGTCGTGCAGAACCGCGACCTCGCCGAGGTCTCCGGCATCGCCACCGGACAGGTCGACCGGATCACCTTCTTCATCGGCTCCGGCCTGGCGGGCGTGGCCGGCGTCGCGCTCACCCTGGTCGGACCGATCGGCCCGACCATGGGCACCAACTACATCGTGGACGCCTTCCTGGTCGTGGTCGTCGGCGGCATCGGACAGCTGAAGGGCGCCGTCATCACAGCGTTCGCGCTGGGCGTGCTGCAGTCCGTCCTCGAGTACTCGACCACCGTCAGCGTCGCCAAGGTCGTGGTGCTGGTGGCGATCGTCGCCTTCCTCCAGTGGCGACCCCAGGGCCTGTACACACTGCGCACCCGGAGCCTGGCATGA
- a CDS encoding substrate-binding domain-containing protein — translation MHRPLSLHTPEWFTADDSALNVAFVYPMQGPGGIFGPACEACARLAAEEVNRAGGVLGKELRLLEVDGGADPRKVADEVEALVATGVVHGVTGWHISSVRQAVAPRVAHLVPYVYTALYEGGERTDGVFMTSETPDWQLLPAMRLLAETRRVRRWFVVGNNYVWPRTTARAARRYARACGGGRVCGEAYLPLGAEDFRDVLRRIEHTDADGVLMLLVGSDAVRFNRAFAASGLDQRCLRLSTLMDENMLMASGPEATGDLFSTAGFFASLANQDTLDFHGQYADRFGIEAPAPGSLGESCYEGVLLLASLIERARTLDVAAISAAAETVSYEGPRGLLHLRDRHVRQRIYLAEADGLDFNVLAQLRAPHDLV, via the coding sequence ATGCACCGGCCGCTCAGCCTCCACACCCCCGAGTGGTTCACGGCCGACGACTCGGCCCTGAACGTCGCGTTCGTGTACCCGATGCAGGGGCCCGGCGGGATCTTCGGTCCCGCCTGTGAGGCGTGCGCGCGGCTGGCCGCCGAGGAGGTCAACAGGGCCGGCGGGGTGCTCGGCAAGGAGCTGAGGCTGCTGGAGGTCGACGGGGGCGCCGACCCGCGGAAGGTCGCCGACGAGGTCGAGGCGCTGGTGGCGACCGGGGTCGTCCACGGTGTCACCGGCTGGCACATCTCCTCGGTCCGGCAGGCGGTGGCGCCGCGCGTCGCGCACCTGGTGCCGTACGTCTACACCGCCCTGTACGAGGGCGGGGAGCGCACCGACGGGGTCTTCATGACCAGCGAGACGCCCGACTGGCAGCTGCTGCCGGCCATGCGGCTCCTGGCCGAGACACGGCGGGTACGGCGATGGTTCGTCGTCGGCAACAACTACGTCTGGCCCCGGACCACGGCCCGGGCCGCCCGCCGCTACGCCCGCGCGTGCGGGGGCGGGCGGGTCTGCGGTGAGGCGTACCTCCCGCTGGGCGCCGAGGACTTCCGGGACGTACTGCGGCGCATCGAGCACACGGACGCGGACGGCGTGCTGATGCTGCTGGTCGGCAGTGACGCGGTCCGCTTCAACCGGGCCTTCGCCGCCTCCGGCCTCGACCAGCGGTGCCTCAGGCTGAGCACGCTCATGGACGAGAACATGCTGATGGCCAGCGGTCCGGAGGCGACCGGTGACCTGTTCAGCACGGCCGGGTTCTTCGCCTCGCTGGCCAACCAGGACACCCTGGACTTCCACGGCCAGTACGCCGACCGCTTCGGCATCGAGGCTCCGGCCCCCGGCAGCCTCGGTGAGTCCTGCTACGAGGGCGTGCTGCTGCTCGCGTCACTCATCGAGCGGGCCCGCACCCTGGACGTCGCCGCGATCTCCGCCGCCGCCGAGACCGTCTCCTACGAAGGACCGCGCGGCCTGCTCCACCTCCGTGACCGGCATGTGCGCCAGCGCATCTACCTCGCGGAGGCGGACGGACTCGACTTCAACGTGCTCGCCCAACTCCGCGCTCCGCACGACCTGGTGTGA
- the urtC gene encoding urea ABC transporter permease subunit UrtC — protein MTTTTTTTPPATVPPPATPLLHRFRVPAGFALGAVLLLGVAPLALSDFRLSLLAKYLCYAIVAVGVSLAWGRGGLMVLGQGVFFGLGGYAMAMHLKLTDAAATGEKLPDFMQLYGTGDALPWWWKPFANPGFALAMTVLLPMAVAALLGFLVFRRKVKGAYFAILSQALAAALSIWLVGQQATTGGTNGLTDIQGFFGYSLDDPVNQRMVYFIIAAVLLLLMALARQLFVSRYGELLVAVRDSEERVRFLGYNPANVKLVAYVVAAGMAGLAGALFVPAVGIISPALIGIVPSIGFVIGAAVGGRASLVGAVLGAIAVAWAQSTLSDEFPAAWTYLQGLLFVLAVGFLPGGLASLGVVLRRRRTRTGTPATGETA, from the coding sequence ATGACGACCACGACCACGACCACGCCCCCCGCCACCGTGCCCCCGCCCGCCACACCCCTGCTGCACCGCTTCCGGGTGCCCGCCGGCTTCGCCCTCGGCGCCGTACTCCTGCTTGGCGTCGCCCCGCTCGCCCTCTCCGACTTCCGCCTCTCCCTCCTCGCCAAGTACCTGTGCTACGCGATCGTGGCCGTCGGGGTCAGCCTGGCCTGGGGCCGCGGCGGACTCATGGTGCTCGGCCAGGGCGTCTTCTTCGGGCTCGGCGGCTACGCCATGGCCATGCACCTCAAGCTCACCGACGCCGCCGCCACCGGCGAGAAGCTGCCGGACTTCATGCAGTTGTACGGCACCGGCGACGCACTGCCCTGGTGGTGGAAGCCCTTCGCCAACCCGGGGTTCGCGCTGGCCATGACCGTACTGCTGCCCATGGCGGTGGCCGCGCTGCTCGGCTTCCTGGTGTTCCGGCGCAAGGTGAAGGGCGCCTACTTCGCGATCCTCAGCCAGGCCCTCGCCGCCGCCCTCTCCATCTGGCTGGTCGGCCAGCAGGCGACCACGGGCGGCACCAACGGCCTCACCGACATCCAGGGCTTCTTCGGCTACTCGCTCGACGACCCGGTCAACCAGCGGATGGTGTACTTCATCATCGCCGCCGTGCTGCTCCTGCTGATGGCACTCGCCCGCCAGCTCTTCGTCAGCCGCTACGGCGAACTCCTGGTCGCCGTACGGGACTCAGAGGAGCGGGTGCGCTTCCTCGGCTACAACCCGGCGAACGTCAAGCTCGTCGCGTACGTCGTCGCGGCCGGCATGGCGGGCCTCGCGGGAGCCCTCTTCGTCCCGGCCGTCGGGATCATCTCCCCGGCCCTGATCGGCATCGTGCCCTCCATCGGCTTCGTCATCGGCGCGGCGGTCGGCGGACGGGCGTCCCTGGTGGGAGCGGTGCTCGGCGCGATCGCCGTGGCCTGGGCGCAGAGCACGCTGTCCGACGAGTTCCCCGCCGCGTGGACCTACCTCCAGGGCCTGCTGTTCGTGCTGGCGGTCGGCTTCCTGCCCGGCGGCCTGGCCTCCCTGGGCGTCGTCCTGCGAAGGCGCCGCACCCGTACCGGTACTCCTGCGACTGGAGAGACAGCATGA
- a CDS encoding LamG-like jellyroll fold domain-containing protein, which yields MRRWPRRLMAALGSAAATLGLVLVPSTVAHAATCTTYYVSSSSGSDSNDGCSTATPWKTLTNVNATTFTAGNQILFQAGGSWTGELQPQGSGAAGNPIVIGSYGSGAAPILNGGGAAATVYLHNQQYWTVQNLEITNPASSAAVRSGIQLENDTTGILAGIHILNNNIHDVKGYWANVQNPVQPSQSSGIAFDVTDNNTTSGWDDVRISNNTLTRDDAGGIYIGSLVGLNHNINTTNVVIDGNTLTDMGGNDIVCVFCASPLIQNNVATDNGYRYSGAGLWNGWTTNAVFQNNEVSRQYRNFVDGQAFDIDNNNSGTVIQYNWSHDNPFGFTEWCCRSGFGAKSSVIRYNISQNDGASNAVFPGMGGVDSNTTAQVYNNTIYMGEGDNGNVTGGTPNSTVAFSNNIVYKLGTGGYATNKTTWTHNLFYGNHPASEPADSAKITADPLFVNPGAGGTGRASAAVYKLRSGSPALGAGAVVSSNGGQDYFGNTVSATAAPNIGAYNGPAVSGPTAHAGAYWPLEEGSGTATADLTGGANNGTLQAGASWTTGTVGTGAVSLTGASNSWVDIPTTALDTSGSYTVSAWVKPNSLTGNQTYASIDGANISPFYLQLSGGTFAFTVRSADSTGATYKQVTGGSPATGTWYHLTGVYDNSAHTIALYVNGQLQGTTAFSSPWKATGHTTIGRAKWNGGNVDFANGAVDDVRMIPRAITAREAYALGTGAAGYYQLDEGSGHTVTNLLGNTDDGYTEGNGGWAGSGKVGGDSLSLDGTAVTMAVVPSSVIDTSQSYTVGAWVKLNSVSGNNQTFASLVGGKVSPFYLQLSGGKFTFVTRASDANASAATTVTAGSAATTGTWYHVLGVYDSGAQTISLYVNGTLQGSTSFTSPWKAIGATLIGAGTYNQGPVDFTNGQIDDVHFYNRVLSTAEIQTLAAD from the coding sequence ATGCGAAGATGGCCACGCCGCCTCATGGCGGCCCTGGGCAGCGCGGCAGCCACGCTGGGACTCGTGCTCGTCCCCAGCACGGTTGCGCACGCTGCGACCTGCACCACGTACTACGTCTCGTCGTCGTCCGGCAGCGACAGCAACGACGGATGCAGTACCGCCACCCCGTGGAAGACGCTCACGAACGTCAACGCGACGACGTTCACGGCCGGCAACCAGATCCTGTTCCAGGCCGGCGGTTCCTGGACCGGCGAACTCCAGCCCCAGGGATCCGGCGCCGCCGGCAACCCGATCGTGATCGGCAGTTACGGGTCCGGTGCCGCGCCCATCCTCAACGGCGGGGGCGCCGCGGCCACCGTCTACCTCCACAACCAGCAGTACTGGACCGTCCAGAACCTGGAGATCACCAACCCGGCGTCCAGTGCGGCGGTCCGCAGCGGCATCCAGCTGGAGAACGACACCACCGGCATCCTCGCCGGGATCCACATCCTGAACAACAACATCCATGACGTGAAGGGGTACTGGGCGAACGTCCAGAACCCCGTGCAGCCGAGCCAGTCCTCCGGCATCGCCTTCGACGTCACCGACAACAACACCACCAGCGGCTGGGACGACGTCCGGATCAGCAACAACACGCTGACCCGCGACGACGCCGGCGGCATCTACATCGGCTCGCTCGTGGGCCTGAACCACAACATCAACACCACCAACGTCGTCATCGACGGCAACACCCTCACCGACATGGGCGGCAACGACATCGTCTGCGTGTTCTGCGCCTCACCGCTCATCCAGAACAACGTGGCCACGGACAACGGCTACCGCTACTCCGGCGCCGGTCTGTGGAACGGGTGGACCACGAACGCGGTGTTCCAGAACAACGAGGTCTCCCGGCAGTACCGCAACTTCGTCGACGGCCAGGCCTTCGACATCGACAACAACAACTCCGGCACCGTCATCCAGTACAACTGGAGCCACGACAACCCGTTCGGCTTCACGGAGTGGTGCTGCCGCAGCGGCTTCGGCGCCAAGTCCTCGGTGATCCGCTACAACATCAGCCAGAACGACGGCGCGTCCAACGCGGTCTTCCCCGGCATGGGCGGCGTCGACAGCAACACCACCGCCCAGGTGTACAACAACACGATCTACATGGGTGAGGGCGACAACGGCAATGTGACCGGCGGGACTCCGAACAGCACGGTCGCCTTCTCGAACAACATCGTCTACAAGCTGGGCACCGGCGGCTACGCCACCAACAAGACGACGTGGACCCACAACCTGTTCTACGGCAACCATCCCGCGAGCGAACCGGCCGACTCGGCGAAGATCACCGCCGACCCGCTGTTCGTGAACCCGGGCGCCGGTGGAACGGGCCGGGCCTCCGCGGCGGTCTACAAGCTGCGCAGCGGCTCCCCCGCCCTCGGCGCGGGCGCGGTCGTCTCGTCCAACGGCGGCCAGGACTACTTCGGCAACACCGTCTCCGCCACCGCCGCGCCCAACATCGGCGCCTACAACGGCCCGGCCGTCTCCGGACCCACCGCCCACGCGGGCGCGTACTGGCCGCTGGAGGAGGGTTCCGGCACCGCCACCGCCGACCTGACCGGCGGCGCCAACAACGGCACCCTCCAGGCCGGGGCTTCCTGGACGACCGGCACGGTCGGCACGGGCGCCGTCAGTCTGACCGGCGCGAGCAACTCCTGGGTGGACATACCCACCACGGCCCTCGACACCAGCGGCAGCTACACGGTCTCCGCGTGGGTCAAGCCCAACAGCCTCACCGGCAACCAGACCTACGCGAGCATCGACGGCGCGAACATCAGCCCCTTCTACCTCCAGCTGTCGGGCGGCACCTTCGCCTTCACCGTCCGCAGCGCCGACTCGACCGGCGCCACGTACAAGCAGGTCACCGGCGGCAGCCCCGCCACCGGCACCTGGTACCACCTGACCGGCGTGTACGACAACAGCGCCCACACCATCGCGCTGTACGTCAACGGCCAGCTCCAGGGCACCACGGCGTTCTCCTCGCCGTGGAAGGCCACCGGCCACACCACGATCGGCCGGGCCAAGTGGAACGGCGGGAACGTGGACTTCGCCAACGGCGCCGTCGACGACGTACGGATGATCCCCCGGGCGATCACCGCCCGCGAGGCGTACGCCCTCGGCACCGGCGCCGCCGGCTACTACCAGCTCGACGAGGGCAGCGGCCACACCGTCACCAACCTGCTCGGCAACACCGACGACGGCTACACCGAGGGCAACGGCGGCTGGGCGGGCAGCGGCAAGGTCGGCGGCGACTCGCTGAGCCTCGACGGCACCGCCGTCACCATGGCGGTCGTCCCCTCCTCGGTGATCGACACCAGCCAGAGCTACACGGTCGGCGCCTGGGTGAAGCTGAACTCCGTCAGCGGCAACAACCAGACCTTCGCCAGCCTGGTCGGCGGCAAGGTCAGCCCCTTCTACCTGCAACTGTCAGGAGGCAAGTTCACCTTCGTCACCCGGGCCTCCGACGCGAACGCGTCCGCGGCCACGACGGTGACGGCCGGCTCGGCGGCCACGACGGGCACCTGGTACCACGTCCTCGGCGTGTACGACAGCGGCGCCCAGACGATCTCGCTGTACGTCAACGGCACCCTCCAGGGCAGCACGTCCTTCACCTCCCCCTGGAAGGCGATCGGCGCCACGCTCATCGGCGCCGGCACCTACAACCAGGGACCGGTGGACTTCACCAACGGCCAGATCGACGACGTCCACTTCTACAACCGGGTCCTCAGCACCGCTGAGATCCAGACGCTCGCCGCCGACTGA
- a CDS encoding superoxide dismutase, whose protein sequence is MAVYTLPELPYDYSALAPVISPEIIELHHDKHHAAYVKGANDTLEQLAEARDKETWGSINGLEKNLAFHLSGHILHSIYWQNMTGPKDGGGEPLAADGVGDLADAITESFGSFAGFKAQLTKAAATTQGSGWGVLAYEPLSGRLVVEQVYDHQGNVGQGSTPVLVFDAWEHAFYLQYKNQKVDFIDAMWAVVNWQDVAKRYAAAKERGDSLLLRP, encoded by the coding sequence ATGGCGGTCTACACGCTCCCGGAGCTTCCCTACGACTACTCGGCGCTCGCGCCCGTGATCAGCCCGGAGATCATCGAACTGCACCACGACAAGCACCACGCGGCCTACGTCAAGGGCGCCAACGACACGCTGGAGCAGCTGGCGGAGGCGCGCGACAAGGAGACGTGGGGCTCGATCAACGGCTTGGAGAAGAACCTGGCCTTCCACCTCTCCGGGCACATCCTGCACTCCATCTACTGGCAGAACATGACCGGCCCGAAGGACGGCGGCGGCGAGCCCCTCGCCGCCGACGGCGTGGGCGACCTCGCCGACGCGATCACCGAGTCCTTCGGCTCCTTCGCGGGTTTCAAGGCACAGCTGACCAAGGCGGCGGCGACCACCCAGGGCTCCGGCTGGGGCGTCCTGGCCTACGAGCCGCTCAGCGGGCGACTCGTCGTCGAGCAGGTCTACGACCACCAGGGCAACGTCGGCCAGGGCTCGACCCCGGTCCTGGTCTTCGACGCCTGGGAGCACGCCTTCTACCTCCAGTACAAGAACCAGAAGGTCGACTTCATCGACGCCATGTGGGCCGTGGTCAACTGGCAGGACGTGGCGAAGCGTTACGCGGCCGCCAAGGAGCGCGGCGACAGCCTGCTGCTCCGCCCGTGA
- the urtE gene encoding urea ABC transporter ATP-binding subunit UrtE, with translation MLEISSVQAGYDRTTVLHGVTVSVPKDAVATVLGHNGAGKSTLLRVAMGLLKPKKGAVLLDGEDITRLAPHQRVARGMAYVPQGQQSFPHLTTAENLQLVADGRPDGKEATAEALDLFPVLRELSGRRAGLLSGGQRQQLAIARALITRPRLLLLDEPTEGIQPSVVAEIEETILALTRRGGLSVLLVEQHVGFAMRAAQQYYVLEAGRVTSSGEGGTGAEQTVRAALSV, from the coding sequence ATGCTGGAGATCAGTTCCGTACAGGCCGGCTACGACCGCACCACCGTGCTGCACGGTGTGACGGTCTCGGTGCCGAAGGACGCGGTCGCCACCGTGCTGGGCCACAACGGCGCCGGGAAGAGCACCCTCCTGCGGGTCGCCATGGGCCTGCTGAAGCCGAAGAAGGGCGCGGTCCTGCTGGACGGCGAGGACATCACGCGCCTCGCCCCGCACCAGCGGGTGGCCCGCGGCATGGCGTACGTCCCCCAGGGCCAGCAGTCCTTCCCGCATCTGACGACCGCCGAGAACCTGCAACTCGTCGCCGACGGACGCCCCGACGGCAAGGAGGCGACCGCCGAGGCCCTGGACCTCTTCCCCGTCCTGCGGGAACTGTCCGGCCGCCGCGCCGGCCTGCTCTCCGGCGGGCAGCGGCAGCAACTCGCCATCGCCCGCGCCCTGATCACCCGGCCGAGGCTGCTCCTGCTCGACGAACCGACCGAGGGCATCCAGCCGTCCGTCGTCGCCGAGATCGAGGAGACGATCCTCGCCCTCACCCGGCGCGGCGGCCTCTCGGTCCTCCTCGTGGAGCAGCACGTCGGCTTCGCCATGCGGGCCGCGCAGCAGTACTACGTCCTGGAGGCGGGCCGGGTGACGTCCTCGGGCGAGGGCGGCACGGGCGCCGAGCAGACGGTACGGGCCGCGCTCAGCGTGTGA